The window agcagggattggcaacctatgacatgcgtgccaaagatggcatgcaagctgatttttaatggcacgctgctgcctgcctgagGGGTGGATAAGGgatggaggcagtcaggggacaaggagcagggtgggatggatagagggtgggatcctgggggtggtggataggggcagggggtctctggagggggcagtcagggagaaggggagttggaTGGGCCATGAGAGTCCTGGGGTCTGTCAGGGTGGGgcaggtggataggggtcagggcagtcaggggatagggagcaaGGACGGTCCTGTGAGGGCAGTAAGCggggggatctctggagggggtggtcaggggacaaggagctgggggggggttggatgagtcgagAGTTCTgcggggggcctgtcaggaggcaggggtgtagagaggagttggggcaggcagggagcaggagacattgtatgggttgggagttctgggggtcctgtcaggggccagggagtggttggatgggcatgggagtcccagggattctgtctgggtgcaggagtgtggataagggtcagggcagtcaggggacaggtagggggtagggtcctaggggggcagtcaggggaaaaggagcaggttggcttagatagggggtggggtcctggggggcagttaggggtaggggtaccaggagggggtagtcaggggacaaagagcaggagggttgggagttctgaggggggcagtcagggtgcgGGAAataggagggagtggatggggacaGGGCTAGggcatggcaggggtggggctagggcagggttccctgggtgcacatcctaatgaaatgtgctgcgcacACCTataggcagaagcttggtcctgccagctAACCTGCCTCTTCCcgtagtgtgctgggttcctgccccttctccgccTCTCCGTCCCTCCATCCCTGCCAgctgatcagctgatggcccttgtgagGGAGGGGGTCGAGAAGGAGCAAAGTCAGCATGCTCGCTGCTCCCCGTGGAGGCAGAGaatcagtgggggcagggccttggggaagggcgggtggcatatcccctccagctccctgacctgacccccctacacacatcttccagccctctgccctgaccccccctcacacacacccagccctctgtcctgagcaCCGCACACCCCTCAGGTCCGTGCTCCGAGCCGTGTGCCCTGCACCACCatccccaggtccctgccctgagccctgtacctccctcatacacacccagccctctgcttgactccttcacccccactCCTCACAACTCCAtccctgactggcacccccacacatacccagtccccccctgccctgacacctgcacccccttcacatgcccccagcctctgccctgactcttgcacccccccacatccccattcaCTCCACACCCAATGCACctgccacatccccaccctgagcaccaaacgggagctcctgcacacaccaATCCaaccccacattcccacctgcacccctcacaccaaatgggagctgcccaggtaagtgccccacacccaaacctcctgccccaaccctgagcctcctccctcattctagctcctggccagacccttcatccccagccctgtgctcagtgcattcccactctcagctcagtgcagagagaggaaaagaatgggccagaaccagggagaaggtaagtACCCACTGAGCGGGTccagcagctgggatcccagctggcagaagACAGCAGATGGACCCCCTGAGCAACAgggggctgagccgctcagtccACTGATGGTCTGGGGTCCCGACCGCTGGCCTcgcacagcccactgctggcctaggtgaacagaatccCAGactagcagcgggctgagcaggctggcagcataagatcaacattttaatttcattttaaatgaagcttcttaaacattttgaaaaccttgtttattttacaatacaatattagtttagttatataatatatagacttatagcgaccttctaaaaaacatgaaaatgtattaccggcacgtgaaaccttcaattaaagtgaataaatgaagactcagcacaccacttctgaaagattaccgacccctgtgctagaggctgtgcgtgaccagcccaggagtggggttctcacagaagagcagggtaaggctggctcccagagttgaggattggagtgacctagcagatcaccagtccagataacaccaggggaatgtcacgGATACCGACCTCCTTTGTAAcatactttgagatctactgacgaAAAGTAACAGAAATCCTAGGCACTGATCATAATTATTATGAGATATGCTgccttttgcattttaaaaacatttttaattaacatttattttttcatgATGTATGAGGCACCTCAACAAACAAGTAAAAACACTGTCACTGCATCAAACAGTCTCCAATCTACATTTAAGGTGATATAACAATCCAAGGTCTTAGACAAGATTGTGGGagcggggagggaggaagagaagaataataggacagatttttaaaggtatttaaagatgcagataggcatgtAGTGGGATTTTCAATGTGCCTAGGTCCCTAACTTCAATAGGTGTTAAGCACCTAGGTGTTTTTGAAACACCAGGACCACAAAGCTGAATCTGAAATTCTTAGGTACAGAATTACAAAACCCTGAATAAAACAGAAACAGCAAGAAGCATGAGGGACACTGTACATTATCTTTGTAAGAAAGTTTACATAACCGTTTTGTGACATTTTACACATCCAAGAAATCTATTTATTCTACATCATTCTTTTTAGAGCTCCATGTCAGAGTTCTCAAGGAGGCTGGCCAGCTTCATTTCCTTCAGTAGTCTCATTGCTGAACTGAGGTCCCCAATAAGTgagatttctctttacaaatgcAAAGATGGTTTGCTGGGTCTAGGACTGTGCTTTGAAGCCCTCTCTGAGAAGTGATTGCTTTACCTGCGTTATTATCTTTCTTCTCAGCTGGGCTGAAGCTCAAACAAGGAAATATTTGTGTTGCAGTCATTTCCTAGGTCTCATTATGGTCAGTGTCCTGTCCACTCACTCAAGTCTGCTACAATTGCTATCACCATATCAGCCCTTCCCCCGGACCCTACAAGCTTTCCGTAGGAATTATCATTCTTCTCCATGTAGGGATGACTATTCTCTTTATCACTATCCAGCTGGCACTGAAGATGTGCATTCATGAACCCTCCCACAATGGCTCTGTTTTCTCTGCTGCTACTGTGATCctgaatttcaaaatgttcaaGTATTGTGGActacaggccagtgatccacatGTGAAGAAAGTCCATGGATTTATACATCAAGTTGTGTCCTATGGAGAAAGTGTGCTGGACTGAGGCAGACCCACACTGCAGAGCCAGTTCCTGAGTAACCTGCACTCTGATGTGGAAATGGAGATAGAATCTGTGTGGGCACATTCTTCATGACCTGATAGGTATACAGGAAATCTGAAAAACCATAAGAAAATAGGAATTAAGGTAGAAATTCTGAAATAAACAATCAATGCTTCATTGCTTATGTAATTTAAAACTAGAGCCGACGAAGCCCCAGAGAACACATTTTAGGGAACCATTTGACATTTGTCTGATTCGGGAGGAACAAACGTGTTGCTTTGTCCATCACTCTGTGGGTCAGAACAGGAGTAGCCTAAGGCTGACTCACCACTCTGTGCACTCTGTAAAGCCTCCCTGCCTGGGCTCAAATGGGAGATAACTGATTAAAGACTGGGTGATCAACCAGTTAACAAGGGGATTCAGCTCATCAGCTGGGGCAGTTAAAAAGGAGACAGGATGGGACAGGAGGCTGGAAGGAAGAGCAAAGAAGCCTAGGAGCTCAGAAAGGTGAGCTCACCCTCCTCCTCTCATCCGGTGCCTAGGGAGTAAGTAGAAACTTGGGGAAAGCCTTATGCTATGGAGACCATGAATGGGTATAAAACATTATAAGCACATGGTGCTGGACTtagagaggagtggggggggggcctgtTTGCAAAGCAAAACACAAGGAGAGATGGAACCTACCATGTGACACTCTTGCATATGGAAAACTCTCACTATTGCCTAGTGTGACACCCTTTCTAAAGAAGGTTACTTTAGTTACAACTGGATGCTAGGTTACTGGGCTGCTTGTGTGTTTGGAATGTGCAAGGCAGTTCAAAATCTAAAATGGTATTTCAATATGAAGAATGGCCCAGACCATCTTCATGGATGAAGAGGACAAAATCCCAGCAAAATCTTTGTGAGGAATCCACAGAAAGAGGAAGTCCCACCTGTAGCACAGGTCTCCTCATTTCCAGACTTCAGAAAAGCCTCCTGTGCTAGGTCTTTGAGGGGTAGAAGTGGAGGTGGCCACCCACTTGGTGGAGAAAATCATCTTAATTAATTCTGCCTCAGGCATTTTGCCAGTTCACACTGGGAACCAATCTTTAGTGGGGCTTCTGGGGACATCTACTAGTTTTGGAGCCCTTATCAGTATAGCGCTATACTAGAGAGAGCTATTAAAAGAGTACAGGACCTCTGGATCCTAGACAATTCAAATAAGGGTAACCTCATGGAGTTTAATCTATTGCATAGGTAATTCCTGTTTAGGGAACAATCTTACCCACTAAAATTACTACTGTCAATTTCTCCTCACATAAGGTGGAAATTTATGCATACCATGTATTGCAGTCATGACTGTAGCAGCATAATGTGCATATAGTCAAATAAAAGACAGGCAACAAGATTAAATGAAACAGATTGATCCAGATCTGATCTCAtttaagctggtgtaaatctgaagtaactccatTGCAGTCATTGAAGTACTTTCAGATCAGCATTGATGTAGTAGAGTAGAAAGAAGGCCAGTTTCTTGACTTTACTGTTCCCATACACACAGCAACAATTTCAGTATCTAAttcttctctcctccttctctAACTAACTAAAAAGAAGCTGAGCTCTCTCCTAatgaacaaaggaaaataatagtTCAGAGGGACAATAGCTCCAGCTTCTGTGAAGGACAACAGcattaggccaggtctacacacgGGTTTTGTAGTGGTACAATTAGTTCAGTTAGGGGCGTGATATTTTTACTGAAATTGTTATGCCAATATAGCCTTCCTACTGAGGACACAGTTACATCAGTATAAAGGCGATTTTTactagtatagcttattccccttcccctaagtacatttataccagtataactgtgtccacacagTCGGGATGGGGGACGGTtccactttagatggtaaaagtaaAGCAGaacaacttttgtgtgtagacaagcccttaatttcTCACCTTCCTTACTCTCCTCTTACATAGCACATTTGAAAGATAACTCACAGACTCGTATTAAGTGTTTCTCCATTCACCCAGTAGAACTCGGCTCCTTTCTTGCGCAGCCCAATCCAAGAGTCTCTTGTGCGCATTCGATTCATTATGAAATTCTAGACAAAACATATGTCACAATGAATTTCCATGCTGGGAAGTGCATCTTTTATGAATCCATTCAGTAGGGAAGAGTTTACGTTCTGAAAATGGGTTCCTGCCTTTATTTTAAAGACAGATACCGGGGGTCTgattctccccagccctgcaccttgtgttgtcatttttGCCTGACCATGTGGGTGTAAAATGACACTATTCTGAATAGGGAGGGTTTTACTCATCTTTGCACAGATCTAAATAGCCACACAAGGTACAAGGCAGTGGACAATCAAGCCTAACGTGTTTTCTTGATTAGATTGCTACTGCTCTATTGCTAAATTTCATTGCAAGAAACAACTTTAAAAGCACAGACAGGTCACTAACTATAGTCAGTGGAGGATGAGCCAGTCAGCCATGTTGTTGGACAGACAGAGCCTTGGTCACTGATCAGAGCAGACCAAAATACAACTTCAGCCAGTCAGAAAGAAACCAATACAATGACACTGGTATATCctcaccccacctcacctcatgCTCTGCTACTCCTGCAGTTGCAAAAGTGCACAGATCATTAATATCATCAGCTGTGTATCATCGATAACAGATAATACAATGCTGAAGGAAGCAAAATATTTCAGCACAATGACTTCACTCAACTAATAGTGGTGAAGGGTGAGAGTAGGAGAAATCTAAGTAAATACATCTCTAGATTAAGAGATTACAGTGTTTAAGTACACTGGACCTGATTCACCATTGTCTTGATGGAGTTTTATgccagaataactccactgatttcagtaaagttacaccagcataaaagtTGAGAAATATAGAACAAATATCCCTTACTTTTCCCAATTGTTCAATTTTCTTTCTTGATTTTCACCATTTCATTCTATTTTCTTTCTGGGTAGGTCAGATCTAAATTCGGATCCTGCACTCACTGAAGTTAAATTGCAAACCTCACACTGACTTTAGGAGTACAGGATAAATTTCTAATAAgcaaaaaattattattaaaaaaacaacatttagCCCTTTTTgttcattaaaaaagaaacacaaaaaagTCCATCTCaaatttttatttcctttaatgGTTACTTTTAATTCGTGCCCACTTTGCAGTTTTAATTTCTGAAAACTCCTTCCACCCCATCTCAGAACATGAATGTGCTTCTGTAATGGATGCTAATGGAAAACAACCTATATGTCACTGAACATAATGTTTGTGATTTGACTTCATTGTTAGTGACAAACAATTCTGTCACATGTTATGTTGGATTCTAGCATATTCTGATATTCCAGGGTGTATagggagtgggggtggaagggagagaggaggaagggggaagagtgATGAAATTACAGGAATCATTGGAGTAAGGGAAGAGACGCTGTATCAGAAGGATGGAAACTTTACCATTTCCTGTTGGCTTTCAATCACAGCAAGAGAAGCCCCATGTGCAGAGCAGAAGCTTTGACTGGAATCCCAGTCTGCTTGATCTTCTGAGAGGTAATAACATTTCTTTCTGTAGTATAGCCAGTCATCACGGCACGGCTCCAGGTGAGGCAATATGGGAAGACCTTTATTTGAAATGAAGTGAATATTACTATCCTAGTACATAGCAAATACATAAAATGTGTGTTTTATTCACTATTCTCTAAGAACACCACAGCAAGCTGGTTCTACATTCTGTGGCAAGGCACTTTGGTGTCTGTGCTACTGCTACAACAACCTGGAAATTCTGCTGCAACttctaatatattaaaaaatggaaGCTTGTATTGAATTAAAGATTAAACTGAACAATGCAATACAATATCTTctgttaattatttaaaatattaaatttaatttattttattttctccctAAATTATCAACTGGCAATGGGCTGTAAATTTCTGTATTGAAAATACACAGCTAAAAGTTGGCAGAACATGGGAGGGCAGACAGCTGACTGCAGAACATTTGGGGCTTTGGGGCATTGGAAGGGATTTGAGATTGTGAGATAAACACATTGAGTAAAATGTTCAAATTGACTTTGGCACTTACAGTGATCTTTTCAAAATCACCTAAACAGGTTGggggcctaactcccattaaaatcacttttaaaagaaCCTACTATTAAAAGGCTacatcccactgactttcagtgaggtttaaactagtgtaaatggtggattctctgtaacttgaagtctttaaaccataatttgaTGATAACAGCAactaggggtctattacaggagtggatgggtgaggttctgtggcctgctacgtgcaggaggtcagtctagattatcatgatgatcccttctgaccttaagtctatgttAAAAGACCATTATTTATGTTGCAAAAGGAAAGCACTCATAACCTAGAAAATGCCAGAACTTAGGTGGCCCAtgtaaccttaatttggccttcttgtgcatatgcattatgatacaatgtTTAATTACACGATCACATACTCTTTTTTTTTACAGGTCCCTGTCTCCGTCAGTGCAACTGATGGATAATGATCAGAAAATGAATCAAGGTTGTGTAGTAAATTAGGCTGCATGTGGGATCCCTACCTCACTTGCTCTAGAAGTTAGCAAATGTGTGGAGAGGATGGTATTATAGGTAAAGCAGGTGAATGCCAAATAGGCAAATTCATTTCTATCTTTAGCTCTGCCATGGGACTCTTATGTGATGCTGAACAAGGCACTTAAATCAAAAATTTTGCAGGTGACTATTAATGACatgtttctcattttctgggtgcccaaccaaGACACCtgaggtctgatttgcagaagtgctgagcacccgtaACTGCAATTAAAGTCAGTGGGTGCTTGACAGTAAGGCAGCATGGTCTGAAGGAATGAAAACAAGGCTGGGAGTGAAGCGGTCCTAAATTTTAagtctggttctgccactgatacACTGTGTGGTCTCAGGCAAGTCTGTCTCAAtcaccccatctgtaaaatggagatcataATGCCCTTCTACCTCACTGTAGAGAGAAATTTCTCAATGTTTGCGAGGTCCTCAGATAGTACAGTGACAAGTGCTCAACTGCAGACTACCAGGAAATGAATAATGTTTTATTCACTGCAGGCTTTGGATAGTGTACACTAATAATTAAATAAtgagaataaaaatattgaacagctgccTCACTACCTGCACACCAACCATACTGGATACTGAATGAGGCTGGGGTCCcagggaaaaaatagtatgtggtcacatcattaaagactgtatcataatatatATGCAGAAGGTGGCAGAATTAAGTTGCACAGACAATCATAATACTGGCATTTACtgacttttcagtgcttgactttgcaacctcaatAACATCTCTTAATGCAGTTAAGTATGTAGGATTAAGCTGAAATAAACATTAATTCTAAACAGTTATGAATGTTGCAAACCTTTGAATGACCTACATGATGAAgcagcaatttatttatttagaatatGGCACCACAAGCAGGTTAGGAGGACCTgagaaggagaacaatttttggGCTGTTTTGTTAAATACCAGGActggtattatttttttaatggcctTATTAAAGACAGAGCTTGGAAAGCACTCTATTTAAATTAAAGACAGTTCTAATTTAAAAATTGACGAGAAGCATTGATTCTGTTTAGCTAAAATTTTAATATCAGATTAGAAATAGTATCAAATTTTGCACAGCAATACAGGCACGTTTGCCCAgtttcacaaaggtatttaggcccctaacttctactgaaattaatggaagctGGAAGTCTAAATCTgggcctttgaggatctgggcctttattACTAGTTAGACACAGTGATGGggaaaagtggaaaatcagatgTAGTCTAGTAAATTGAAGACAAGATTGGGAGCCAAGAGCTCAAGTTCCAATCTGCCTGAGCCACTgatttactgtgtgaccttgagcaagtcacttgacacctctgcctcagtttctccatctataaactAGGAATTATAATATTTACCAAGAGTAAATAGTAGCTAAACAGTTTGAAGATGAAATGCTTTGAGAGAGCTTGAAAAGTCCATTTGTCTAGTCACCAAGAATGCATAGGAAACTTTCCCAGGAAAATACCATCAACTTCTGCTGAACCTAAGTTTTCATTAAAGGCCTGATTCACTGGTATCCTTGGTGATTTGCACCGATACAGCAACTCAGAGCAGACATAAACCTAGCTTGACACAAAATGGTGAATCTGACTCTCTGCTCTTAGCTTCTCTGGCTGAAGCCAGGAAACCTTCCAAACTGAAACCAAGTGTACCCAATACGGTGCTGTCTTCCTAAGTCTGTTGACAAACAGTTCCAGTGCCTCTGCTGCTCCTCACACCTTTGCCAAGCTGAAGTACAGCAACAAACTGACCAGCCTGATCAGTTTACACTGTTTTTATTCAAAGACATGAGGGCAGCAGTGGAACTGACATGAATCAGGTCAATTTCGCTCTGCAGATGCCTGTGAAAGCTCTAAGCAGCAGACTGAAGCACTATATCTCAAAACAGCACCCTGGTACCCCCACATTTGCCACGGTTATATGAATATGTTTTGTGATAAGTATGTTTTGGgactgttctgttcaatatcttcatcaacgacttagatgttggcatagaaagtacgcttattaagtttgcagacgataccaaactgggagggattgcaactgctttggaggacagggtcaaaattcaaaatgatctggacaaattggagaaatggtctgaggtaaacaggatgaagttcaacaatgacaaatgcaaagtgctccacttaggaaggaacagtttcacacatacagaatgggaagagactgtctaggaagaagtatggcagaaagagatctaggggtcatagtggaccacaagctaaatatgagtcaacagtgtgatactgtttcaaaaaaagcaaacgtgattctgggatgcattaacaggtgtgttgaaAACAAGACACaggaagtcattcttccgctctactctgtgctggttaggcctcaactggagtattgtgtccagttctaggcactgcatttcaagaaagatgtggagaaattggagagggtccagagaagagcaacaagaatgattaaaggtcttgagaacatgatctacgaaggaaggctgaaagaactgggtttatttagtttggaaatgagaagaccaagaggggacatgatagcagttttcaggtatctaaaagggtgtcatcaggaggagggagaaaacttgttcaccttagcctctaatgatagaacaagaagcaatgggcttaaactgcagcaagggagattcaggttggacattaggaaaaagttcctgtcagggtagttaaacactggaataaattgcctagggaggttgtggaatctccatctctggagatatttaagagtaggttagataaatgtctatcagggatggtctagacagtatttggtcctgccatgagggcaggggactggactcgatgacctctcgaggtcccttccagtcctagagtctatgaatctatgagtctataagtatgccttgtgaagtattatttgaaaagtcatgatctaTTTACTATCCTGTTGAATTGTATGTATTAACATTGTATGTAAACTTATGAAGTTTTGCTACATGTTTGTTACTGAAGTATGTTGAGTTTGAGAAACACCCACAGCTAGCCTTTCAGTGGTAACAAAGGCCAACTAACACCCAGGTGACAGATTTTCAACAGTGCTAGCCAGCaatgtgttgatggcccattaatgAGAATCTACTCTCCCGGTGGGCCCCTCCTGAAGACTCCTCAAAGAGTACATAGGCAATGAATAACTGCTGACTTAGCAAGGCACACCAGGACATGTGATCCAAGACTCCATGTTAGAGCCAGTACTTTTCCAGGCACCTGGAGGACAGTATAAACTCAGGGACAGTGACATCACCAGACCACTTCTCTCTTCTCccatctcaacacctggaaacaagaTAGTTTGGAAGCAAAAAGGAAGCCTCCTTGAaccagggagaagggatggtccTAACTAGGCTTTCTAGTTAATATGAACTGTGAACTGTATTCTGCCTATAACATCCAGTAAGGTGAGAAAAACtctttgattcaaatcttgcttagtctgatAAAGTTTaggattttaccttttatttcttatgtaacTAACTCTGACAGCTACActtaacatttttaaacatttaaaatctagctttctgtagttaataaacttgtttaatgTTTTATCTCAGCCAGTATATTTTTGATTGAAATGCTTACggaatctcagctcaggttaacAAGGGCTGGTGCATATGAATTTTCTTTCATAAAATGACAGACTTATGAGCTTGCACTGTCCAAGGAAGCCTTGAGCAGTGTATGATGGCATCTTACTGGGGTGCAAAGCTGCAGGGATTTATTAGTGTCTCCCTGTGTATAGTTCATGGGAGGCTgtgagagcctgcatgtaactttGGGTGTGCCTTCACATGCTAATAGTTGTGTGAGAGCAAAGCCTGAAGGGGCTGCTTGTCACAAGCAGAGCAGTTTGAGGTATCCTGAGCCAGAGAGTtaaagggggcacagcagtcccacagtccatGTTGTACTCGGGGGTGGGGAATGACACAGTGAGCAGGGTGAAATGGACAGCTTGTTGCTCTGGGCAAGATTTGCACTTCATATGCTGGTGTAGAGATTTTAAGTGTGTTGACTGAATACAGTCAAGAAAGGGTTACACGTTTTGGGCTACTGTCTGAGAGGGACCCAGAAACAGAAGCCTGGGGGAAAGGTAAGGATACCTTTCTCCTCCATCAGAGTAGCCATTAGGttgtggggaagagggggataAATAGTAGATCTCTCTCATCCTCATAGCAGTCAGAAGGCTCTGAGgtgggaaggaggaaaggaaagagaTATTGTTTTGCCTTTCCAACATCAGTTTGTCTTAAATGCACTTACTCCAGCTAAACCAGATCAAGAGTaaaatcacaggaacagcaaTCAAAATTCCAGCAACTCGTCTCCAGAACCAGAGGTGTAAGCAGAGGCCTGAAAAGAAGAGAGTTGAGAAGCTTCAGTGAATTAAACATGTATAGAACTGACGGGTTTAGAGACttggtcattaaaaaaaaaaaatcaaacatggaTTCAAACtacatccatatttaggcacccaaataagtgacctgattttcagaggtcctGAGCAGCTACAACtttcacagaagtcaatgggaactgccgATGCTTGGTACCTCTGAAAATAAGGCCTAAATATGGATGTAGgtgtctaactttaggcactcaaaATTTGAAGTGTTTGCCTCCGTGAATGTGTGGTTTCCTACAGAACCGTTAGCTAGAGAATGACTCATTAATAGAGTACCTCTCCTCTTAGAAGGATGGGCAACTGAGATGCTAGAGACCAGGTCTCCCCTACCTCAGTCCACTCCCTACAACATACATCCCTCTCTAACCCAAAGAGTGGAATCCATGTTATACTGAAGGATAACTAGTAGGGTTGTCAagtggttaaaaaaattaattgcgattgatcatgcgattaaaaaaaattaatcgtgatttatCGCGCaattaattgtactgttaaataatgatagaataccatttatttaaatattttggatgttttctacattttcatatctattgatttcaattacaacacagaatacaaagtgtacagtgctcactttatatttatgttTGATTTcaagtatttgcactgaaaaaaaacaaaagaaatagtatttttcaattcatctaatacaagtactgtgcaatctctttatcatgaaagctgaacttataaatgtagaagtatgtacaaaaaaacctgcattcaaaaaaaaaaaacattgtacAATTTTAGAGCctgaaagtccactcagtcctacttcttcttcagccaactgctcagacaaacaaggttgtttacatgtgcaggagataatgctgcccacttcttgtttacaatgtcacctgaaagtgagaacagacattctcatggcactgttgtagctggcgttgcaagatattcacgtgccagatgcgctaaagattcatatatccgttcatgcttcaaccaccattccaggggacatgtccatgctgatgataggttctgatcaataacaatccaaagcagtgaggaccaatgcatgttcattttcattctctgaatcagatgccaccagcagaagtaaggtgaccagacagcaaatgtgaaaaatcgggacagagagtggggggtaataggagcctatataagaaaaagaccccaaaatcaggactgttcctataaaatcaggtc of the Gopherus flavomarginatus isolate rGopFla2 chromosome 1, rGopFla2.mat.asm, whole genome shotgun sequence genome contains:
- the LOC127046921 gene encoding C-type lectin domain family 2 member L-like, giving the protein MQTLAGQIGSEWSLRPPPRGEKSQLRRRRGRHRRAKSESDLRDVAPLPAGAQLALGGAWPADPSRKGGSARHCLVQMDTGDRGPQPGRGAEQFRGSGPGAGTLKASWIEATWGLCLHLWFWRRVAGILIAVPVILLLIWFSWSLPILPHLEPCRDDWLYYRKKCYYLSEDQADWDSSQSFCSAHGASLAVIESQQEMNFIMNRMRTRDSWIGLRKKGAEFYWVNGETLNTSLFPVYLSGHEECAHTDSISISTSECRLLRNWLCSVGLPQSSTLSP